In Zingiber officinale cultivar Zhangliang chromosome 1A, Zo_v1.1, whole genome shotgun sequence, the DNA window AAGCAGaaactctttaaaaaaataaattacattCGTAAAATAGAAACACGTGAGCAATTGTTAGCCATTGCGTGTTGGGGTTGGTTACtgcttttttattaattatttgttAGAATAAGTTGTCTTATATAAAATATACTTagctatttaattaattaaatataataaaaaaaggattttgtaaaatagaaaatatatgTATCGACTGCATCCATCCATGTCGACGGCGTAACTTCTTTGAGGGTCTATTTAAAAGCCCGATCCGGCCCATAAATCGAGAGGACGAGGCGTCAATATAAAAGTCTTCCCTCCAAGAAACGCTCTTCTCCGTTCGTTTCCCGAGTCACTAACCGCCTAATTATAAACTTACCCACTAAAACATTCACATTGGCCCCTCGTTATTCCGGCATCAAGAAAGCAATCAGCGTTTGGGTACGCTAATATGGCTTCGAAGCAATGTACGCACCTAAATTAGGACTGGCTAATATAGCCGTTAGCGAGAGGAAGGTGAATATTTACCTTTTTTGGTCTTATAAATAATTTCCTCTTCTTTGATTGAGGTAGTTAGTTGCTTTTCCGCCATGAACGCCGAGGTGATGAAGACCGAATCAGGCGCCGCCAATGCGACCGATCctgtgggggagcacaatgcagTACAGAAGGAAGCGAAGGAGGCGACTACGGTGGGGGCTGACGGAGAGAAGAAGCTTGACGCCGCGGTGGAAGAGAAAACAGAGGCGGCGACTACGGTACGGGTGTCTTCCGATGAGAAGAAGCTAGAGAAGGAAGACAAGGAACCTGAAATGGGGACAGAAGATGCGGTCAAGGTAGTAGTGCCGGCTTCTGAAGAGGAGAAACCCGAGAAGGAAACGGAGGAGGCGCCTAAGGTAGTGGCTGCTTCGGAAGAGAAGAATCCCGACGCAGTTGAGAGGGAAATAGAGAAGGCGAATGAAATAACGGAGAAGAATGCCGAAGCAGCAGAGAAGGAATCGGAAGTGGAGATGAAGATGGCCGAGGCTTTGGAAGAGAAGAAGTCCGCCGTGGTTGAGAAGGAAACAGAGGAGGATGCGACTGCAGCGGAGGCGAAGAAGGAGGAGGGCGGTCTGGTTATGGAGAAGGCCTCGTCCTTCAAGGAGGAGAGCAACTTCTTGTCGGATCTCAAGGAGTCCGAGAAGAAGGCGCTGGTGGAGCTCAGAGCCGCCGTCGAGGAGGCCATCCTCGAGAACAAGATTTTTAGAGATGAGCCGGAGTCGTCGGAGGGAAAGAAGgacgaggagaaggagaaggtccATGAAGAAGGGGAAAAAGTGGAACTTGACAAATCTGCGGAGGCGAATCACGCCGGCGAAGAAAAGTCGCCGGATTTGGAGGAGAAATCTGCCCAAATTGCGGCATCCGAGAGCTTGGAGTATAAGGAGAAGGCGGAGGCCGTTAAAGTGGAACCAGAAACCGTAGAAGAAAAGGCGATCGACGAGGAAGTTACCTTGTGGGGCGTTCCGCTGCTGCCGAGCAAGGGCGCCGAACGCACTGACGTGATCCTCCTCAAGTTCCTCCGCGCCCGCGACTTCAAGGTCAAGGACGCCTTCCAGATGCTGAAGAACGTGCTTCGCTGGC includes these proteins:
- the LOC122039013 gene encoding patellin-4-like, with protein sequence MNAEVMKTESGAANATDPVGEHNAVQKEAKEATTVGADGEKKLDAAVEEKTEAATTVRVSSDEKKLEKEDKEPEMGTEDAVKVVVPASEEEKPEKETEEAPKVVAASEEKNPDAVEREIEKANEITEKNAEAAEKESEVEMKMAEALEEKKSAVVEKETEEDATAAEAKKEEGGLVMEKASSFKEESNFLSDLKESEKKALVELRAAVEEAILENKIFRDEPESSEGKKDEEKEKVHEEGEKVELDKSAEANHAGEEKSPDLEEKSAQIAASESLEYKEKAEAVKVEPETVEEKAIDEEVTLWGVPLLPSKGAERTDVILLKFLRARDFKVKDAFQMLKNVLRWRKESNIDSVLDEEVESSVAGDLAVCCYMDGVDREDHPICYNVSGVFQNDALYLKTFGSEEGRERFLRWRIRLMEEGIRLLDFKPGGVASLLQITDLKNSPGPGKKELRTTMKQVVQLFQDNYPEFVARNIFINVPFWYYAFNALISPFLTQRTKSKFVFARPSKVSDTLLKHIPAEALPVRYGGFKRENDTEFSAEDSEVSELILKSNSTEIVEIPIPEAGSIAVWDLSVLGWEVNYKEEFVPTDEGSYTIVVKKGKKLGPHEEPMRNSFRNNEPGTIALTIENTTFWKKKALYRYKVKSQRS